A single genomic interval of Gossypium raimondii isolate GPD5lz chromosome 11, ASM2569854v1, whole genome shotgun sequence harbors:
- the LOC105801450 gene encoding zinc finger protein ZAT9, whose translation MAFIVDQQSEFKYFCKICNKRFGCGRALGGHMRAHGIGDESRFIDDDDLASDWEDKLLEGNVVPPNNERMYRLRTNPNRLKSCRVCENCGKEFFSWKSFLEHGKCSSRPGDIAESLVSSQGSEGDDDGITRRGSSGYFSKRKRSLRSEVGNFNAFSSPSSEEEDLANCLMMLSNATVVPLVTEPEESCTSASKEEERRNTMNFITHPAIACRPRVPTDKAKGLFECKACKKVFNSHQALGGHRASHKKVKGCFAARVDDSLADEDHHGFFHKKPTSTFRFDDTLASTSKKKSKVHECSICHRVFSSGQALGGHKRCHWITSNSPVETSSLGKFHQLQHQVEQIQQTQRPNFVDDSEPLDLNLPAPVDELVRRNHIHPSSFDVSTKIYLQPCSGIDATEKEDNQNHLQVDNTNNNCSNSKQNEEDKAKSKVKLAKLSGLKDINMSGGSSPWLQVGIGSDP comes from the coding sequence atgGCTTTTATAGTGGATCAACAATCAGAGTTCAAATACTTTTGTAAAATTTGCAACAAACGATTTGGGTGTGGGAGAGCACTTGGTGGGCATATGAGGGCGCATGGAATAGGCGACGAGAGCCGCTTCATCGATGACGATGATCTTGCTAGTGATTGGGAAGATAAATTATTAGAAGGGAACGTTGTGCCACCTAACAACGAGCGCATGTACAGATTAAGAACAAACCCTAATCGATTAAAGAGCTGTAGGGTTTGTGAGAATTGTGGCAAGGAGTTCTTTTCATGGAAATCTTTTCTGGAGCATGGAAAATGTAGCTCCAGGCCTGGGGATATTGCTGAATCTCTTGTTTCCTCACAAGGGTCAGAAGGTGACGATGATGGCATCACAAGGAGAGGCTCCTCTGGTTATTTCTCTAAAAGGAAAAGATCATTGAGAAGTGAAGTTGGTAATTTCAACGCCTTCAGTTCTCCATCAAGCGAAGAGGAAGATCTTGCCAATTGCTTGATGATGTTATCTAATGCAACCGTTGTCCCTTTAGTTACCGAGCCTGAAGAATCTTGTACTTCTGCCAGCAAAGAAGAGGAGAGAAGGAATACGATGAATTTCATCACTCATCCTGCCATTGCATGTAGACCTAGGGTACCTACGGACAAGGCCAAAGGGCTGTTTGAGTGCAAAGCATGCAAGAAAGTGTTCAATTCCCATCAAGCACTGGGCGGACATAGAGCTAGCCACAAGAAAGTTAAGGGATGTTTCGCAGCCCGAGTTGATGATAGTTTAGCTGATGAAGACCACCATGGGTTTTTCCATAAGAAACCAACATCAACGTTTCGGTTTGATGATACATTGGCCTCCACATccaaaaagaaatcaaaagtacATGAATGTTCAATATGTCACCGTGTTTTTTCATCGGGACAAGCATTGGGAGGGCATAAAAGATGTCATTGGATCACTTCAAATTCACCTGTTGAGACTTCCTCCTTGGGTAAGTTTCATCAGCTTCAACACCAGGTGGAGCAGATTCAGCAAACCCAAAGACCAAATTTTGTTGACGATTCTGAGCCGCTCGATCTCAATCTTCCTGCTCCAGTTGATGAGCTTGTACGGCGGAACCACATCCATCCATCGAGTTTTGATGTTTCTACAAAAATCTATTTGCAGCCTTGCAGTGGCATTGATGCCACAGAAAAGGAAGATAATCAAAACCATCTGCAAGTCGACAATACGAACAACAACTGCAGTAACTCTAAGCAAAATGAGGAAGACAAGGCAAAGAGTAAGGTGAAGTTGGCAAAACTAAGTGGACTAAAGGACATCAATATGAGCGGAGGTTCATCTCCATGGCTGCAAGTTGGGATTGGTTCTGACCCTTAA